From one Pseudactinotalea sp. HY158 genomic stretch:
- a CDS encoding multidrug efflux SMR transporter: MAWTVLIVSGAFEAVWATALGKSEGFSRLVPTLIFAGALVVSMGGLAYAMRTLPTGTSYAVWVGIGATLTVVYAMITGAEPVTLVRLLLICGLVGCIVGLKAVG; the protein is encoded by the coding sequence ATGGCATGGACCGTTCTCATCGTCTCGGGCGCCTTCGAGGCCGTCTGGGCGACCGCCCTCGGCAAGTCGGAGGGGTTCAGCCGGCTCGTGCCGACCCTCATCTTCGCGGGCGCCCTCGTGGTGAGCATGGGAGGGCTCGCCTACGCGATGCGCACCCTGCCCACGGGGACCTCCTACGCCGTCTGGGTGGGCATCGGCGCGACGCTCACGGTCGTCTACGCGATGATCACCGGCGCCGAACCCGTGACCCTCGTGCGGCTGCTCCTCATCTGCGGCCTCGTCGGCTGCATCGTCGGGCTCAAGGCCGTGGGCTGA
- a CDS encoding ATP-binding cassette domain-containing protein, with amino-acid sequence MSAEAVRVEVHDAAIAFGDDTVFSGLSASFEAGHVTALVGPSGSGKSSLLAAIAGHQPLARGRVEIHRGDGADPHRPSAALVAWVPQGSNALGRRDVLDNVLIASLADGRPMSRARAVAMTALDQVGLADRASEQARRLSGGELQRVALARALASGRPLVLADEPSANLDAANTDMVADILARVVSQATIIVATHDPILVEAATASVHLRGGSHE; translated from the coding sequence GTGAGTGCTGAGGCCGTGCGGGTCGAGGTGCACGACGCGGCGATCGCCTTCGGCGATGACACCGTCTTCTCCGGACTGAGCGCGTCGTTCGAGGCGGGGCACGTCACCGCCCTCGTGGGTCCGTCGGGCAGTGGGAAGTCGTCGCTGCTGGCGGCGATCGCCGGCCACCAGCCGCTTGCGCGCGGCCGCGTCGAGATCCACCGCGGCGACGGCGCCGATCCCCACCGCCCCTCGGCCGCCCTGGTGGCCTGGGTGCCCCAGGGGTCCAACGCTCTGGGGCGACGCGACGTGCTCGACAACGTCCTCATCGCCTCCCTGGCCGACGGGCGCCCGATGTCGCGGGCCCGGGCCGTGGCGATGACGGCGCTGGACCAGGTCGGTCTGGCCGACCGCGCCTCGGAGCAGGCGCGGCGTCTCTCGGGCGGCGAGCTGCAGCGCGTGGCGCTGGCTCGTGCCCTGGCCTCGGGCCGGCCCCTCGTGCTGGCCGACGAACCCTCGGCCAACCTCGATGCTGCCAACACCGACATGGTCGCCGACATCCTCGCCCGCGTCGTGTCGCAGGCGACGATCATCGTCGCGACCCATGACCCGATCCTCGTCGAGGCCGCGACGGCGTCCGTGCACCTGCGTGGCGGCTCCCATGAGTGA
- a CDS encoding methylenetetrahydrofolate reductase: MSTAGLFSVPGTTPRVSFELYPPRSPAAQERLTRTVAELAAARPDFFSVTYGAAGRTHATSRGLIRQILAETDVTPIAHLTCVGASREELRVTVEELLEDGVRDVLALRGDPPTGGAPWEPHPRGLTRAAELVGLLREIESERFELAEGQPRPLSISVAAYPARTFQAAQGSVLAAPRDLEALHAKQEAGADFAITQLFYSAPEYAAHVEAARAAGIRLPIVPGVIPLTDLARLQRLTQLTGVPVPEALELRLSAARDADEQYRIGLAASIELVEELLAVGAPGLHLYTFNTSRAALDLLRGAGLREPAPSTSAAHR, from the coding sequence ATGAGCACCGCCGGCCTCTTCAGCGTGCCCGGGACCACGCCGCGGGTCTCCTTCGAGCTCTACCCCCCGCGCAGTCCGGCCGCGCAGGAGCGCCTCACCCGCACCGTGGCCGAGCTCGCCGCCGCGCGTCCGGACTTCTTCTCCGTGACCTACGGCGCCGCAGGCCGCACGCATGCGACCTCCCGCGGGCTCATCCGTCAGATCCTCGCCGAGACCGACGTCACCCCGATCGCCCACCTCACCTGCGTCGGGGCCAGTCGCGAGGAGCTGCGGGTGACCGTGGAGGAACTGCTCGAGGACGGCGTTCGCGACGTCCTCGCACTCCGGGGGGATCCGCCGACCGGCGGCGCGCCGTGGGAGCCGCACCCGCGCGGGCTCACCCGCGCGGCCGAACTCGTCGGCCTGCTGCGGGAGATCGAATCGGAGCGGTTCGAACTGGCCGAAGGGCAGCCCCGGCCGTTGAGCATCTCCGTGGCCGCCTACCCCGCCCGCACGTTCCAGGCGGCCCAGGGCAGCGTGCTCGCCGCGCCCCGCGACCTCGAGGCCCTCCACGCCAAGCAGGAGGCCGGGGCGGACTTCGCGATCACCCAGCTGTTCTACTCGGCGCCGGAGTACGCCGCCCACGTCGAGGCGGCCCGCGCTGCCGGGATCCGGCTGCCGATCGTGCCCGGGGTCATCCCCCTGACCGACCTGGCCCGGCTGCAGCGGCTGACCCAGCTGACCGGGGTGCCCGTTCCCGAGGCGCTCGAGCTCCGGCTGAGCGCCGCCCGGGACGCCGACGAGCAGTACCGCATCGGGCTGGCCGCGAGCATCGAACTGGTCGAGGAACTCCTCGCCGTCGGCGCACCGGGCCTCCACCTGTACACCTTCAACACCTCCCGCGCGGCCCTCGACCTCCTTCGAGGTGCGGGCCTGCGGGAACCGGCCCCGTCCACGAGCGCCGCCCACCGGTAG
- a CDS encoding aspartate ammonia-lyase, whose translation MTSATEDPVLVESAGATRTDRDSLGPVEIPATAYYGAHAARALENFPISGRPTHTIPELVIALAEVKKAAALANGELGALSAEKVPAIVQACEEIVAGRWHEEFVVDCIQGGAGTSSNMNANEVIANRALELLGHPLGAYDELHPLDDVNRSQSTNDVFPTALHIAAYRATGRLLEAMSALELAFEEKAAEFATVLTMARTQLQDAVPMALGQTFAGFAAGLATDRARVTTARENLAEINLGGTAIGTQINTPAGYTARVTELLREITGIELRSADDMINATSDLGSFVELSGALKRTAVKVSKISNDLRLMSSGPQTGLGDVQLPAMQAGSSIMPGKVNPVIPEVVSQVAFVVIGNDVTISMAAEGGQLQLNAFEPVIIAKLYESITQLTRAIRTLTERCVRGITADQEQLLGRVHRSVGLATALTPLIGYSAAATLAKEALATGASLVDLVLRDELATAEQLEAALQADRLARPHA comes from the coding sequence ATGACCTCTGCAACCGAAGATCCCGTGCTCGTCGAGTCCGCGGGAGCGACCCGAACCGATCGCGACTCCCTCGGCCCGGTCGAGATTCCGGCGACCGCCTACTACGGCGCCCACGCGGCCCGCGCCCTCGAGAACTTCCCGATCTCCGGCCGCCCCACGCACACGATCCCCGAGCTCGTCATCGCCCTCGCGGAGGTCAAGAAGGCCGCCGCGCTGGCGAACGGCGAACTGGGCGCGCTGAGCGCGGAGAAGGTCCCGGCGATCGTCCAGGCGTGCGAGGAGATCGTCGCGGGGCGGTGGCACGAGGAGTTCGTCGTCGACTGCATCCAGGGGGGCGCGGGCACGTCGTCCAACATGAACGCGAACGAGGTGATCGCGAACCGGGCGCTCGAGCTGCTCGGCCACCCCCTCGGCGCCTACGACGAGCTCCACCCGCTCGACGACGTCAACCGCAGCCAGTCCACGAACGACGTGTTCCCCACGGCGCTGCACATCGCCGCGTACCGTGCCACGGGCCGGCTGCTCGAGGCGATGTCCGCGCTCGAACTCGCCTTCGAGGAGAAGGCGGCCGAGTTCGCGACCGTGCTCACGATGGCGCGCACGCAGCTGCAGGACGCGGTGCCCATGGCGCTCGGGCAGACCTTCGCCGGCTTCGCCGCCGGCCTGGCGACCGACCGCGCCCGGGTGACCACGGCGCGGGAGAACCTCGCCGAGATCAACCTCGGCGGCACCGCGATCGGCACCCAGATCAACACCCCGGCGGGCTACACCGCCCGCGTGACCGAGCTGCTGCGCGAGATCACGGGCATCGAGCTGCGCTCGGCCGACGACATGATCAACGCCACGAGTGACCTGGGCTCGTTCGTGGAGCTGTCCGGCGCGCTCAAGCGCACGGCGGTCAAGGTCTCGAAGATCAGCAACGACCTGCGCCTCATGTCCTCGGGCCCGCAGACCGGCCTGGGCGACGTGCAGTTGCCCGCGATGCAGGCGGGCTCCTCGATCATGCCGGGCAAGGTGAACCCGGTCATCCCCGAGGTCGTGAGCCAGGTCGCCTTCGTGGTCATCGGCAACGACGTGACCATCTCCATGGCCGCCGAGGGCGGTCAGCTCCAGCTCAACGCCTTCGAGCCGGTGATCATCGCGAAGCTGTACGAGTCGATCACCCAGCTGACCCGCGCCATCCGGACCCTCACCGAGCGGTGCGTGCGCGGGATCACCGCCGACCAGGAGCAGCTTCTCGGCCGCGTGCACCGCTCGGTCGGGCTCGCCACGGCCCTGACGCCCCTCATCGGATATTCGGCCGCCGCGACCCTGGCGAAGGAGGCGCTCGCCACGGGCGCCAGCCTCGTCGACCTCGTGCTGCGCGACGAGCTCGCCACCGCCGAGCAGCTCGAGGCCGCACTCCAGGCCGATCGGCTCGCCCGCCCGCACGCCTGA
- a CDS encoding MerR family transcriptional regulator translates to MRISELVAESGVPLPTVKYYLREGLLPAGEATGARSAAYGDHHLRRLRIIRALAEVAGLPLGRIRVIVALIDHPRDDLFDALGAAVAALPPQVDTAADYPRARAALTRLGQLYDPQYAAVAQLEEALRAADEAGLPISDARIDAYGGAVRALAEFDLDHAPEPADASAVVEYAVLGTALYEPVLLALRRLAHQHLAAERWRAPES, encoded by the coding sequence ATGCGCATCTCCGAACTCGTCGCCGAATCGGGCGTCCCGCTGCCCACCGTCAAGTACTACCTGCGCGAGGGGCTCCTGCCCGCCGGGGAGGCGACCGGGGCGCGCAGCGCCGCGTACGGCGACCATCATCTGCGGCGCCTGCGCATCATCCGCGCGCTCGCCGAGGTCGCCGGGCTGCCACTGGGGCGCATCAGGGTGATCGTCGCGCTGATCGACCATCCCCGCGACGATCTGTTCGACGCCCTCGGTGCCGCGGTCGCCGCGCTCCCCCCGCAGGTCGACACGGCCGCGGACTACCCGCGTGCCCGCGCCGCGCTCACCCGGCTCGGGCAGCTCTATGATCCGCAGTACGCCGCGGTGGCGCAGCTCGAGGAGGCGCTCCGAGCGGCCGACGAGGCCGGGCTGCCCATCTCCGATGCCCGCATCGACGCCTACGGCGGCGCGGTGCGCGCCCTCGCCGAGTTCGATCTCGACCATGCCCCGGAGCCCGCGGACGCCTCGGCCGTCGTCGAATACGCCGTGCTCGGAACGGCACTGTACGAGCCGGTGCTGCTCGCGCTGCGCCGGCTCGCGCATCAGCACCTGGCGGCGGAGCGCTGGCGGGCACCGGAATCCTGA
- a CDS encoding type II toxin-antitoxin system Phd/YefM family antitoxin → MANVASRDLRNHTGDVLRRVTEGERITVTQHGRPVAEISPAAPTRPAFFSRAELAELLLAGQADPALRDELSILAGETTDDLGPIA, encoded by the coding sequence ATGGCAAACGTCGCGTCCCGAGACTTGCGAAATCACACCGGTGACGTGTTGCGGCGCGTGACCGAGGGCGAGCGCATCACGGTGACACAGCACGGTCGTCCGGTGGCCGAGATCAGCCCCGCCGCCCCCACGCGGCCCGCATTCTTCTCCCGTGCCGAGCTGGCGGAGTTGCTCCTGGCCGGCCAGGCCGATCCCGCTCTCCGCGACGAGCTCTCGATCCTCGCAGGCGAGACCACCGACGACCTCGGACCGATCGCGTGA
- a CDS encoding trimeric intracellular cation channel family protein produces MENLDDVIRLLDLLGVFFNAILGGVLARAHRLDAVGFAVLAILSGLGGGIIRDTLLQAGPPVALTDTWYLLVALVGAGVAFAIRVEGRIWDRAFAPIDALAVGLWATVGAQKALGAGLGPMPAILLGVITAVGGGFTRDVVLRRIPGILGGTPLYATCAFAAALVMVLFSYTDAVTLGSLAATVVGTAFVLLARHRGWMLPPGAGWKPPRPRAPGFRRGRRPMDDAA; encoded by the coding sequence GTGGAGAACCTCGACGACGTCATCCGCCTGCTCGACCTGCTCGGGGTGTTCTTCAACGCGATCCTCGGCGGTGTGCTCGCCCGCGCCCACCGGCTCGACGCGGTCGGCTTCGCGGTGCTGGCGATCCTGTCGGGGCTCGGCGGCGGCATCATTCGCGATACGCTGCTGCAGGCGGGTCCACCGGTCGCACTCACCGACACGTGGTACCTGCTCGTCGCCCTGGTGGGGGCCGGGGTCGCGTTCGCCATCCGGGTCGAGGGCCGGATCTGGGACAGGGCGTTCGCCCCCATCGACGCCCTCGCTGTGGGGTTGTGGGCCACGGTCGGCGCCCAGAAGGCCCTCGGGGCCGGCCTCGGGCCGATGCCCGCGATCCTACTTGGGGTGATCACGGCGGTCGGAGGCGGCTTCACCCGAGACGTCGTGCTGCGGCGCATCCCCGGAATCCTCGGGGGCACGCCCCTGTACGCCACGTGCGCGTTCGCGGCCGCGCTCGTCATGGTGCTGTTCTCCTACACGGACGCGGTGACGCTCGGTTCCCTCGCCGCGACCGTGGTCGGCACCGCGTTCGTGCTCCTCGCCCGCCATCGCGGCTGGATGCTTCCGCCGGGCGCCGGTTGGAAGCCGCCCCGCCCGAGGGCGCCGGGCTTCCGGCGCGGCCGGAGGCCGATGGACGACGCGGCGTGA
- a CDS encoding ATP-binding protein: MEFDHLDAAVGQLVHEFGAIAHADYSTGARIVVTELKDRVILENDGGFIDGLPEDYLLADRTPRRYRNPFLVDAMTELNMIDHMGYGIQQIHQSQRKRFLPLPDYDLSRGAVRLTIYGAELNGDYGQLLMSRPDLPLGDVVALDRVQENQPLPVEAVARLRRAGLIEGRTPNLRVTSRVAAATGNQAEFIRTRSQEKHYALLIRELLSEYGHATRHEIDDVLAKSLPEALTEQQRRSKVSNLLTKMRRAGEIRNCGTQQKPRWELVYHPGRERN, translated from the coding sequence GTGGAGTTCGACCACCTCGACGCCGCGGTTGGTCAGCTTGTTCACGAATTCGGCGCGATCGCCCATGCCGACTACTCGACCGGCGCGCGAATCGTCGTGACCGAACTCAAGGACCGCGTGATCCTCGAGAATGATGGTGGCTTCATCGATGGGCTGCCGGAGGACTACCTTCTCGCGGATCGGACACCGCGCCGGTACCGGAACCCGTTCCTGGTGGACGCGATGACCGAGCTGAACATGATCGACCACATGGGTTACGGGATCCAGCAGATCCACCAGTCGCAACGGAAGCGATTCCTGCCACTACCGGACTACGACCTGAGCCGGGGGGCGGTGAGGTTGACGATCTACGGCGCCGAGTTGAACGGGGACTACGGTCAGCTCCTCATGTCACGTCCCGATCTTCCGTTGGGTGATGTCGTCGCCCTGGACCGGGTCCAGGAAAACCAACCACTTCCCGTCGAAGCCGTCGCCAGACTGCGTCGGGCCGGACTCATCGAAGGGAGAACACCGAACCTTCGCGTCACCTCTCGCGTCGCGGCTGCCACAGGAAATCAAGCTGAGTTCATTCGGACTCGCTCCCAGGAGAAGCATTACGCGCTCCTTATTCGGGAGTTGCTCAGCGAGTACGGCCACGCGACGCGTCACGAGATCGACGACGTACTCGCCAAGTCCCTTCCAGAAGCGTTGACCGAGCAGCAACGTCGATCCAAGGTCTCGAACCTGCTGACCAAGATGCGGCGGGCGGGTGAGATCCGCAACTGCGGCACGCAGCAGAAGCCTCGCTGGGAGCTTGTTTACCACCCGGGACGAGAGCGCAACTAA
- a CDS encoding DUF2945 domain-containing protein yields the protein MSERFEVGDHVRWNSEAGHVTGTITRVHTSDFTYKGHNRRASEDEPQYEIASDKTDHVAAHKGSTLERIPPE from the coding sequence ATGAGCGAGCGGTTCGAGGTCGGCGATCACGTGCGTTGGAACTCCGAGGCGGGGCACGTGACCGGCACGATCACGAGGGTGCACACGAGCGACTTCACCTATAAGGGGCACAACCGCCGCGCGTCCGAGGACGAGCCGCAGTACGAGATCGCCTCCGACAAGACCGATCACGTCGCCGCACACAAGGGATCCACGCTCGAGCGCATCCCGCCCGAGTAG
- a CDS encoding PIN domain-containing protein codes for MPDRDERGLLDTSVLIAHESGRRLEASSLPEEGYVSVITLAELEAGVLAAGDQTIRSRRLATLTRVSALVALPIDAAAAAHWARMRVRLAESGRRVNVNDLWIAAVARANGLAVYTRDADYGPLAELGELRVVTV; via the coding sequence GTGCCCGATCGAGACGAGCGGGGCCTGCTCGACACGAGCGTCCTGATCGCGCACGAGTCGGGGCGCCGGCTCGAGGCGTCGTCACTCCCGGAGGAGGGGTACGTCTCCGTCATCACACTCGCCGAATTGGAGGCCGGAGTCCTCGCAGCAGGCGATCAGACGATCCGGTCCCGCCGGCTGGCGACCCTGACACGGGTCTCGGCGCTCGTGGCGCTCCCGATCGACGCGGCCGCAGCGGCGCACTGGGCGCGGATGAGGGTTCGGCTGGCCGAGAGCGGACGGCGCGTCAACGTGAACGACCTGTGGATCGCCGCGGTCGCGCGGGCGAACGGACTCGCCGTCTACACACGGGATGCGGACTATGGGCCGCTCGCCGAACTGGGAGAGCTTCGCGTCGTCACCGTGTGA
- a CDS encoding heavy-metal-associated domain-containing protein, translating to MHTLTLTTQPMTCADCIATIEGVLGRAPGVRHVSVRFSTNQVHVDYNADSIAGSEIAWTLTRLGHPVLSAVEELAAA from the coding sequence ATGCACACACTCACCCTGACGACCCAGCCGATGACATGCGCCGACTGCATCGCGACGATCGAGGGGGTCCTCGGCCGGGCGCCGGGCGTGCGCCACGTGTCGGTGCGGTTCTCCACGAACCAGGTGCACGTCGACTACAACGCCGACTCGATCGCCGGGAGCGAGATCGCCTGGACCCTCACGCGCCTGGGCCATCCGGTGCTGTCGGCCGTGGAGGAGCTCGCCGCCGCCTGA
- a CDS encoding peptidoglycan-binding protein, with the protein MRSVWRIVIIAALWVIPIAAVVVAVPLASQREEASVSVDPPAVVTVGSRSIDNATSVEVQVRHAEPVVATAPIGGTVTTLRAPGPVEVGDQLFSIDGVPVLAYLGYPLFRDLSYGDRGEDVAGLADFLVTLGLLDEHAADDRYGESVRAAVRALQDDLGVRVDGVFRAAYVTRMHPELDPTVTHLVEVGDVVDSGAAVLEGDRPVAAVTITSPEGAALTRLSGEPLVLRFRDVELDLPDARPTGVRAVDLAEELAELATRGDITGAGEMGASGSLPEGTIAYGGGVVALAEPVERGVVPASAVRTDAAGATCLVGADGVTIALSELTNGNELGTALVDRALAGTAVLRDGGSGEC; encoded by the coding sequence ATGCGTTCCGTATGGCGGATCGTGATCATCGCCGCCCTGTGGGTGATCCCCATCGCCGCCGTGGTGGTGGCGGTGCCGCTGGCCTCGCAGCGGGAGGAGGCGAGCGTGAGTGTCGATCCACCCGCTGTGGTGACCGTCGGCAGCCGCTCGATCGACAATGCCACCTCCGTCGAGGTCCAGGTCCGACACGCCGAGCCGGTGGTCGCCACCGCACCGATCGGCGGCACCGTGACCACGCTGCGCGCACCCGGACCCGTGGAAGTCGGGGACCAGTTATTCTCCATCGACGGTGTGCCGGTGCTCGCCTACCTCGGCTACCCGCTGTTCCGCGACCTGAGCTACGGGGATCGGGGTGAGGACGTCGCAGGTCTCGCCGATTTCCTCGTCACGCTGGGACTGCTCGATGAGCACGCGGCCGACGACCGCTACGGCGAGAGTGTCCGGGCGGCGGTCCGAGCGCTCCAGGACGATCTGGGGGTGCGGGTCGACGGGGTGTTCCGCGCCGCCTACGTCACCCGGATGCACCCCGAGCTCGATCCGACCGTCACCCACCTCGTCGAGGTCGGTGACGTCGTCGATTCCGGAGCCGCGGTGCTCGAGGGCGACCGGCCGGTCGCCGCCGTGACGATCACGTCCCCGGAGGGCGCCGCCCTGACCCGGCTCAGCGGCGAGCCGCTCGTGCTGCGCTTCCGCGACGTCGAACTGGATCTCCCCGATGCCCGCCCCACCGGGGTCCGGGCAGTGGACCTCGCCGAGGAGCTGGCCGAACTGGCCACGCGAGGAGACATCACTGGCGCCGGTGAGATGGGCGCATCGGGCAGCCTCCCGGAGGGCACGATCGCGTACGGCGGTGGCGTCGTGGCCCTGGCCGAGCCGGTCGAACGCGGCGTCGTGCCGGCGAGCGCGGTGCGCACCGATGCCGCGGGCGCCACCTGCCTCGTGGGTGCCGATGGCGTGACCATCGCGCTCAGCGAACTCACGAACGGCAATGAGCTGGGCACCGCCCTGGTGGACCGGGCGCTGGCCGGGACCGCCGTGCTCCGCGACGGTGGTAGCGGTGAGTGCTGA
- a CDS encoding enoyl-CoA hydratase/isomerase family protein, protein MTGDGDVLHWTEGHLGRIRLNRPRALNAVSSAMVEEVSAALARFDADDRVRAVALDGAGERGLCAGADVRSIRAGALDGSADPVAFWEREYALIRSLLTPATPLVAFMDGIVMGAGVGLSAYAGLRLVTGRTRLAMPETGIGLFPDVGTLFPLSRAPGEIGTHLAMTGEVATGADAIALGLADALVPASIWDDVCARLAGGAAVAQVRAELVSAEPSEPSEPSESSEPAALSEPSEPSEPGAAAPLVEATWIGECYRGGDPVAIRDRLRSHPHPGARAAAEVLDTRSPLSVAVALAALRRAAHCRGVEGVIERDLRIARALMDRPDFNEGVRALLVDKDRAPRWEHADLAEVDPALVAGIVGP, encoded by the coding sequence ATGACGGGCGACGGCGACGTACTCCACTGGACCGAGGGCCACCTGGGCCGGATCCGCCTCAACCGGCCGCGAGCGCTCAACGCGGTGTCGTCGGCGATGGTCGAGGAGGTCTCCGCCGCCCTGGCCCGCTTCGACGCCGACGATCGGGTCCGTGCCGTCGCGCTCGACGGCGCCGGGGAGCGCGGGCTGTGCGCGGGCGCCGACGTGCGATCGATCCGCGCGGGCGCCCTCGACGGCAGCGCCGATCCGGTGGCGTTCTGGGAGCGCGAGTACGCGCTCATCCGATCCCTGCTCACGCCGGCGACGCCGCTGGTCGCGTTCATGGACGGCATCGTCATGGGCGCCGGCGTCGGCCTCTCCGCGTACGCCGGGCTGCGGCTCGTGACCGGCCGCACCCGCCTGGCCATGCCCGAGACGGGGATCGGCCTGTTCCCCGACGTCGGCACCCTCTTCCCGCTCTCTCGCGCGCCCGGGGAGATCGGCACGCACCTGGCGATGACCGGTGAGGTCGCCACGGGCGCCGACGCGATCGCGCTCGGCCTGGCCGATGCGCTCGTTCCCGCATCGATATGGGACGACGTGTGCGCGCGTCTGGCGGGCGGCGCGGCGGTCGCGCAGGTGCGCGCCGAGCTCGTGTCCGCCGAACCGTCCGAACCATCCGAACCCTCGGAATCATCCGAACCCGCCGCACTATCTGAACCATCTGAACCGTCCGAACCCGGGGCCGCCGCCCCGCTCGTCGAGGCGACGTGGATCGGCGAGTGCTACCGGGGCGGGGACCCGGTCGCCATCCGCGACCGACTCCGCTCCCACCCGCACCCCGGAGCCCGGGCCGCGGCCGAGGTGCTCGACACCCGGTCGCCGCTCTCGGTCGCGGTGGCCCTGGCGGCGCTGCGCCGGGCCGCACACTGCCGCGGCGTCGAGGGCGTGATCGAGCGGGACCTGCGGATCGCGCGGGCGCTCATGGATCGGCCGGACTTCAACGAGGGGGTCCGGGCCCTGCTCGTCGACAAGGACCGCGCCCCGCGCTGGGAGCACGCGGACCTCGCCGAGGTGGACCCGGCCCTCGTGGCCGGCATCGTCGGGCCCTGA